A DNA window from Flammeovirga agarivorans contains the following coding sequences:
- the rpsA gene encoding 30S ribosomal protein S1 translates to MSEQSQDFNWDEFESSQSAFGDGYSAAEKEEMLKMYEGTLNQLNEQEVVKATVVSITDRDVVLNIGFKSDGLVPSNEFRDTPDLKVGDEVEVFVEQQEDNHGQLVLSRRKAKIVRAWENIQNALDNDVVIEGVVKRRTKGGLITDIFGIEAFLPGSQIDVKPIRDFDVFVGKKMELKVVKINHANDNVVVSHKILIEKDLEEQKQRILNNLERGQILEGVIKNMTNFGVFIDLGGVDGLLHITDISWGRISHPEEVLQLDQKVNVVVLDFDDDKKRISLGMKQLTSHPWDSLGADVEVGAKVKGKIVNVADYGAFLEIMPGVEGLIHVSEMSWSQHLRNPQDFIKVGDEIEAVVLTIDRDERKMSLGIKQLTEDPWTKQDLLDKYAVGTKHTGVVRNLTNFGLFLELEEGIDGLVHVSDLSWTKKIKHPSEFIKQGEKLDVIVLEINPEERRLALGHKQLEENPWEHFETVFTIDSEHKGTILSKSDKGAVIELPYGIEGFAMTKNLKKEDGSTPETGESLDFKVLEFSKEDKRILLSHVHTYSDPAPSKKAAPKKGGGKAQAASNEEATTSLGDLDALANLKQQLKDKK, encoded by the coding sequence ATGTCAGAACAATCACAAGACTTCAACTGGGACGAGTTTGAAAGCTCACAATCAGCATTCGGTGACGGTTATTCAGCTGCCGAAAAAGAAGAAATGTTAAAAATGTACGAAGGTACATTAAACCAACTTAACGAGCAGGAAGTAGTTAAAGCTACTGTAGTTTCTATTACTGATCGTGACGTAGTTTTAAACATCGGCTTCAAATCTGATGGTTTAGTTCCTTCAAACGAATTCCGTGACACTCCAGACCTAAAAGTAGGTGATGAAGTTGAGGTATTTGTTGAGCAACAAGAAGACAATCACGGTCAACTTGTTCTTTCTAGAAGAAAAGCTAAAATCGTTCGCGCTTGGGAGAATATCCAAAATGCTCTTGATAACGACGTTGTTATCGAAGGTGTTGTTAAGCGTAGAACAAAAGGTGGTCTTATCACTGATATCTTTGGAATCGAGGCGTTCTTGCCAGGTTCTCAAATTGATGTGAAGCCTATCCGTGACTTCGACGTATTCGTTGGTAAGAAGATGGAATTGAAAGTGGTTAAAATCAACCACGCAAATGATAACGTTGTAGTTTCTCATAAGATCCTTATCGAGAAGGATTTGGAAGAGCAAAAACAACGCATCTTGAACAACCTAGAAAGAGGTCAAATCTTGGAAGGTGTGATCAAAAACATGACAAACTTCGGTGTATTCATCGATTTAGGTGGTGTAGATGGTCTTCTTCACATTACAGACATCTCTTGGGGTCGTATTTCTCATCCAGAGGAAGTATTGCAGCTTGACCAAAAAGTTAACGTTGTTGTACTTGACTTTGATGATGACAAGAAACGTATCTCATTAGGTATGAAACAACTTACTTCTCACCCTTGGGATTCTCTTGGTGCAGATGTTGAAGTTGGAGCTAAAGTTAAAGGTAAAATCGTAAACGTTGCTGATTACGGTGCATTCTTAGAAATCATGCCAGGCGTTGAAGGTCTGATCCACGTTTCTGAAATGTCATGGTCACAACACCTACGTAACCCTCAAGACTTCATCAAAGTTGGTGACGAAATCGAAGCAGTTGTATTAACTATCGATCGTGACGAGCGTAAGATGTCTCTTGGTATCAAGCAATTAACTGAAGATCCTTGGACTAAGCAAGACTTATTAGACAAGTACGCTGTTGGTACTAAACACACTGGCGTTGTTCGTAACTTGACTAACTTCGGTCTATTCTTAGAATTAGAAGAAGGTATCGACGGTTTAGTTCACGTTTCTGACTTATCATGGACTAAGAAGATCAAGCATCCATCTGAGTTCATCAAACAAGGTGAGAAATTAGACGTAATCGTTCTTGAGATCAACCCTGAGGAGCGTCGTTTAGCTTTAGGTCATAAGCAATTAGAAGAAAACCCATGGGAGCACTTCGAAACTGTATTTACTATTGATTCTGAGCACAAAGGTACTATCCTTTCTAAATCAGACAAAGGTGCAGTTATCGAATTACCATACGGTATCGAAGGTTTCGCAATGACTAAAAACTTGAAGAAAGAAGACGGTTCTACACCAGAAACTGGTGAGTCTTTAGACTTCAAAGTATTAGAATTCTCAAAAGAGGATAAGAGAATCCTTCTTTCTCACGTTCACACTTACTCGGATCCAGCTCCAAGCAAAAAAGCGGCTCCTAAGAAAGGTGGCGGAAAAGCACAAGCAGCGTCAAATGAAGAAGCTACGACTTCTTTAGGTGATTTAGATGCTTTAGCTAACTTGAAACAACAATTAAAAGACAAGAAGTAA
- a CDS encoding TonB-dependent receptor, whose amino-acid sequence MKKFYLLLLTTLISFSTFAQEVSTLIKGIVIDNDTKDPVIGATVVIDGTKTGSITNFNGEFAIRTQQQGPKKVIISFVGYKSIEKEVNLTGEEVSFGELKLASDAIGLNEVEVIASVAIDRKTPVAVSTINPESIETKLGTKEFPEILKSTPGVYATKQGGGYGDSRINLRGFSSANIAVMINGVPVNDMENGSVYWSNWAGLSDVTRSMQVQRGLGASKVAVPSIGGTINILTKTTDADKGGNVYYGIGNDGREKIGLTLSTGKMDNGFAVTFSGSRTTGQGFVDATSFEGYSYFLNVSKEINKNHMLSFTAFGAPQTHGQRNGYNQGIEDYQKNGGIRYNPDWGYLDGQEYNLFTNFYHKPQISLNHYWTINEKSNLSTSAYVSIGQGGGTGFLGTSKDTDAYRRADGQIDFEKIRDENVALAEQGLGSETILRSSNNNHTWVGALSVYDNKLTDYLTFMGGLDVRYYYGEHYRQVEDLLGGEYFLNTSNVNIPNQKAVVGDKVAYHNDGEVYWLGGFGQLEYSKDRLSAFVSAAVSQTTYVRYDFFNYTPENQKSDNYNFLGYSAKGGVNYNLTDNHNVFFNTGYISRAPFFRSVFPNYTNDGNKDAENEKILSFELGYGYRSAKFNANVNIYHTQWKDRSFTRTVNQDFTANLLGVNATHQGIEVDAKYKVNHKLSFYGMLSVGDWRWDNDLNNVPIYDQNNQVVDSVNVFIKDLHVGNSAQTTAALGFDYELVKGLKLGVDYNFFGNNYADFDPTRRNDSEDRSEAWKMEDFNVVDINIRYKFQIGKLNSTLYGNVDNLFDVEYITDAQDGADHTAQSATRVYYGLGRTWNMGMKLNF is encoded by the coding sequence ATGAAAAAGTTTTATTTACTGCTTCTAACAACGTTGATTTCATTTTCAACATTTGCCCAAGAAGTGTCAACCTTGATTAAAGGTATTGTAATTGACAATGACACTAAAGACCCAGTTATCGGTGCTACGGTTGTTATTGACGGAACTAAAACAGGTTCTATTACAAACTTCAATGGAGAGTTCGCTATCAGAACTCAACAACAAGGTCCAAAAAAAGTCATCATCTCATTTGTTGGCTACAAATCAATTGAAAAAGAAGTAAACCTTACTGGTGAAGAAGTTTCATTCGGTGAGTTAAAATTAGCTTCTGATGCAATTGGTCTGAATGAAGTGGAAGTGATTGCTTCTGTAGCAATCGACCGTAAGACTCCGGTTGCAGTTTCTACAATCAACCCTGAGTCTATCGAAACTAAATTAGGTACAAAAGAATTTCCTGAAATATTAAAATCGACTCCTGGTGTATACGCTACTAAACAAGGTGGTGGTTATGGTGACTCAAGAATTAACCTTCGTGGATTCTCTTCTGCTAACATCGCTGTAATGATCAACGGTGTGCCAGTTAACGATATGGAAAACGGTTCTGTATACTGGTCGAACTGGGCTGGTTTATCTGACGTGACTAGATCAATGCAAGTACAAAGAGGTTTAGGTGCTTCTAAAGTAGCTGTTCCTTCTATTGGTGGTACAATCAACATCCTTACTAAAACTACTGATGCTGACAAAGGCGGTAACGTTTACTATGGTATTGGTAATGACGGTAGAGAAAAGATCGGCTTAACATTATCAACTGGTAAAATGGATAATGGATTTGCTGTAACTTTCTCTGGTTCAAGAACAACAGGTCAAGGTTTTGTAGATGCTACATCGTTTGAAGGTTACTCATACTTCTTGAACGTTTCAAAAGAGATCAACAAGAACCACATGCTTTCATTCACTGCATTTGGTGCACCACAAACTCACGGCCAAAGAAATGGTTACAACCAAGGTATCGAAGATTACCAAAAGAATGGTGGTATCAGATATAACCCAGACTGGGGATATTTAGACGGTCAAGAATACAACTTATTCACTAACTTCTACCATAAGCCGCAAATTTCATTGAACCACTACTGGACAATCAATGAAAAGTCTAACTTAAGTACATCTGCTTATGTTTCTATCGGTCAAGGTGGCGGTACTGGTTTCTTAGGTACTTCTAAAGATACTGACGCTTACAGAAGAGCTGATGGTCAAATCGACTTTGAGAAAATCAGAGATGAAAACGTAGCTTTAGCTGAGCAAGGTTTAGGATCAGAAACTATCTTAAGATCATCAAATAACAATCACACATGGGTAGGTGCATTATCTGTTTATGATAATAAACTTACAGATTACTTAACTTTCATGGGTGGTTTAGATGTAAGATACTACTATGGCGAACACTACAGACAAGTTGAAGACTTATTAGGAGGCGAATACTTCTTAAATACATCTAACGTAAACATTCCAAATCAAAAAGCTGTTGTTGGCGACAAAGTAGCTTACCACAATGATGGTGAAGTATACTGGTTAGGTGGTTTTGGACAATTAGAGTACTCTAAAGATAGACTTTCTGCTTTTGTATCTGCAGCTGTATCTCAAACGACTTACGTTCGTTACGACTTCTTTAACTACACTCCTGAGAATCAAAAGTCTGATAACTACAACTTCTTAGGTTACAGTGCAAAAGGTGGTGTAAACTACAACTTAACAGATAACCACAATGTATTCTTCAATACAGGTTATATCTCAAGAGCTCCTTTCTTCCGTTCTGTTTTCCCTAATTACACTAACGATGGAAACAAAGATGCGGAAAATGAAAAAATCTTATCTTTTGAATTAGGCTATGGTTACCGTTCAGCTAAGTTCAATGCTAACGTGAACATCTACCATACTCAATGGAAAGACCGTTCATTTACAAGAACAGTCAACCAAGATTTCACTGCAAACTTATTAGGTGTAAATGCTACTCACCAAGGTATTGAGGTGGATGCGAAGTACAAGGTGAATCACAAATTATCATTCTACGGTATGCTTTCTGTTGGCGACTGGAGATGGGATAATGATTTAAATAATGTACCTATTTACGACCAAAATAATCAAGTTGTTGATTCAGTAAACGTATTTATCAAAGACCTACATGTAGGTAACTCTGCTCAAACAACTGCTGCACTTGGTTTCGATTATGAATTAGTAAAAGGTTTAAAATTAGGTGTTGATTATAACTTCTTCGGAAACAATTATGCTGACTTCGACCCTACTCGTCGTAACGATTCAGAAGACAGAAGCGAAGCATGGAAGATGGAAGATTTCAACGTAGTTGATATCAATATCCGTTACAAATTCCAAATCGGTAAATTAAACTCTACTCTTTATGGCAACGTTGACAACTTATTCGATGTTGAGTACATCACAGATGCTCAAGATGGTGCTGACCACACTGCACAATCTGCTACTAGAGTTTACTACGGTTTAGGTAGAACTTGGAACATGGGTATGAAACTAAACTTCTAA